A window of Cohnella herbarum contains these coding sequences:
- a CDS encoding ABC transporter substrate-binding protein: MNKKQPAKIIMLLTVGMLLAGLASACGSNNGNSESSSSGSGNSSPAAQESSSAPASSESAPANAEPVTLKFWTWNPSADAYKPVIEKFEASHPGIKIDLTVMESKDFQTKMPLALTNGGEDLDVVGVQTGAMPSKIQGSLLPLDELLAEAQPDWQSVISANSVEQIKSQADGLKFLAMGSHGSMVMYYNKDILDELGFAAPKSYDELKAITQAVREKKKDILTVAVGGKDAWILDEVLLTILGQQSDLYNQWRYNKGGKLDGPDYVKALESFKKLFDDGIFSKEDVMDLDYTASRNIFTSGQAAFFIQGTWEANMLSEQYRKDNQVTINDVGMIAIPSIDPSGKASIRSFIENGLAIPVSSKHPKEAMEWIKYLVFGEGNDMLSSQFNFTTNKIGFTPDASLLTTPAAQDSFKLLVELVGNPTADRNNNSPFSDVVGAQLQKMILKNSVPADIAKDIQKEYETGKYPN; this comes from the coding sequence ATGAACAAAAAACAACCCGCGAAAATCATTATGCTGCTTACCGTCGGCATGCTGCTAGCCGGATTGGCATCGGCTTGCGGCAGCAATAACGGCAACTCGGAAAGCTCGTCTTCCGGCTCCGGTAACTCAAGCCCCGCGGCCCAAGAATCGAGCAGCGCGCCGGCATCTTCGGAATCGGCTCCCGCTAACGCAGAACCGGTAACGTTGAAGTTCTGGACTTGGAATCCTTCCGCAGATGCGTATAAGCCGGTTATCGAGAAGTTCGAAGCAAGCCATCCCGGCATTAAGATCGATCTGACGGTCATGGAAAGTAAGGACTTCCAAACCAAGATGCCGCTAGCCCTGACGAACGGAGGCGAGGATCTGGATGTCGTCGGCGTTCAGACGGGCGCCATGCCGAGTAAAATCCAGGGCAGTCTCCTTCCGTTGGACGAACTGTTGGCCGAGGCTCAGCCCGATTGGCAATCGGTGATCTCCGCGAACAGCGTGGAGCAAATCAAATCCCAAGCGGACGGCTTAAAGTTCCTGGCGATGGGCTCTCACGGTTCGATGGTGATGTATTACAACAAAGATATTCTCGACGAGCTCGGCTTTGCTGCACCTAAGTCATACGACGAACTGAAGGCGATTACCCAAGCCGTTCGCGAGAAGAAGAAAGACATCCTGACCGTAGCCGTTGGCGGTAAGGACGCATGGATATTAGACGAAGTGCTCTTGACGATTCTCGGACAACAGTCTGATCTCTATAACCAATGGCGTTACAACAAAGGCGGAAAACTTGACGGCCCTGATTACGTAAAAGCGTTGGAAAGCTTCAAGAAGCTGTTCGACGACGGGATCTTCTCCAAGGAAGACGTCATGGATCTGGACTACACGGCATCCCGGAACATCTTTACTTCCGGTCAAGCGGCGTTCTTCATCCAAGGCACTTGGGAAGCCAATATGCTGTCCGAGCAATACCGCAAAGATAATCAAGTGACGATCAATGACGTCGGTATGATCGCGATTCCGTCCATCGATCCAAGCGGCAAAGCTTCGATTCGTTCGTTCATCGAGAATGGCCTCGCTATTCCGGTATCCTCGAAACATCCGAAGGAAGCAATGGAATGGATCAAGTATCTCGTGTTCGGAGAAGGAAACGACATGTTGTCCTCCCAGTTTAATTTCACGACGAACAAAATCGGCTTCACTCCGGATGCATCGTTGCTCACGACGCCCGCGGCGCAGGATTCCTTCAAGTTGCTCGTAGAGCTGGTGGGCAATCCAACGGCGGATCGCAATAACAATTCCCCGTTCTCCGACGTTGTCGGAGCGCAGTTGCAGAAGATGATTCTGAAAAACTCGGTACCTGCCGATATCGCGAAAGACATTCAAAAAGAGTACGAAACCGGCAAATATCCGAACTAA
- a CDS encoding carbohydrate ABC transporter permease — protein MRTKWKEQAAGYLFIAPLLIIFAVFLAYSFLFLIKTSFFYEDISFRNAEYIGLDNYRQVLGDNRFLFSIVNTLAFSAAAILISITVGFITAVFLNFKFKGSRFIGALFFIPSFMPLALIAMVFSMMLEYRFGTLNQALSSIGLDFLAQRWLSDPQLAFVSVISISIFLIGLPMMYYNADLTTVNPSLLEAAVIDGASMPRILWNILFPLLKNAHKTIILSTILGSFREFERVFLLTQGGPAGTTENTSVYIYSFARSAGSNIGFVSAASVVVLLIAFGISLIQLFVYKPKRERRKAA, from the coding sequence ATGCGAACGAAGTGGAAGGAGCAAGCCGCAGGGTATTTGTTTATCGCGCCACTGCTTATTATTTTTGCCGTGTTTTTGGCTTACAGCTTCTTGTTCCTTATCAAAACGAGCTTCTTCTATGAGGATATTTCCTTCCGCAACGCCGAATATATCGGACTCGACAATTACCGCCAGGTGTTAGGCGACAATCGTTTTCTATTCTCGATCGTCAACACGCTAGCGTTCTCGGCGGCTGCCATATTGATCAGCATTACGGTCGGATTCATTACCGCGGTATTCTTGAATTTCAAGTTCAAGGGCTCCCGGTTCATCGGCGCCCTGTTCTTCATCCCTTCCTTCATGCCGCTAGCTTTGATCGCCATGGTATTCTCGATGATGCTGGAATACCGGTTCGGCACGCTGAATCAAGCTTTGAGCAGCATCGGACTGGATTTTCTGGCACAGCGTTGGTTATCGGATCCCCAGTTGGCTTTCGTATCGGTCATTTCCATCTCTATCTTTCTCATCGGTCTTCCTATGATGTATTACAACGCGGATCTGACGACGGTTAATCCGAGCTTGCTTGAAGCGGCGGTCATCGATGGCGCAAGCATGCCGCGAATCCTGTGGAACATCCTGTTCCCATTGCTGAAGAACGCGCATAAGACGATCATCCTATCGACGATTTTGGGCAGCTTTCGCGAATTCGAGAGAGTATTTCTCCTTACGCAGGGCGGACCCGCTGGAACGACGGAAAATACGAGCGTGTACATTTACAGCTTCGCCCGTTCGGCAGGGTCCAACATCGGTTTCGTTAGCGCAGCGTCCGTCGTTGTCTTATTGATCGCATTCGGAATCTCCCTCATACAACTGTTCGTTTACAAGCCTAAGAGAGAGAGGAGGAAAGCGGCATGA
- a CDS encoding carbohydrate ABC transporter permease, which produces MNQILARRKEKLFVQAFIYLFALAWLFPFYTAIRNSLKVNGLQNYVDLFKHDINGISLSRTFVNSGLIAIGDTAIILLVASLGAYAFSKFKFFGKEVIYSVVLMCLAVPGVVIIIPFYKILTELHLYNTLGAVILGEVVLTLPFAILMLRNYYDNLPHELMEAANIDGASKLQVFYRVYLPLSVPALINLAVLSTMWSLQDFLLPLMFLTDKSLLTATVAVNTLKGLFGFTPADLGKFNAALVVLGMPAVVLFLLARKFIINGITSGAVKD; this is translated from the coding sequence ATGAACCAGATCTTGGCCCGGAGGAAGGAAAAGCTGTTCGTCCAAGCTTTCATTTATTTGTTCGCGCTGGCGTGGTTATTTCCGTTCTATACGGCTATTCGCAATTCTTTGAAAGTGAACGGGCTGCAAAATTACGTCGATTTGTTCAAGCATGACATTAACGGGATATCGTTATCCCGAACGTTCGTCAATTCCGGGCTAATCGCGATCGGAGACACGGCCATCATTTTGCTCGTCGCTTCTCTTGGGGCATATGCGTTTTCCAAGTTTAAGTTTTTCGGCAAAGAAGTGATCTATTCCGTCGTCCTGATGTGCTTGGCGGTGCCCGGGGTGGTCATCATTATCCCGTTCTACAAAATACTAACCGAGTTGCATCTGTACAATACGTTGGGGGCGGTGATCCTTGGCGAGGTTGTGCTTACGTTGCCTTTCGCGATACTGATGCTGCGCAATTATTACGACAACCTGCCGCACGAGCTGATGGAGGCGGCGAATATCGACGGCGCCAGCAAGCTGCAGGTGTTCTACCGCGTCTACTTGCCGTTATCCGTACCCGCGCTCATTAACTTGGCCGTATTATCGACGATGTGGTCGTTGCAGGATTTTCTGCTGCCGCTGATGTTCCTTACCGACAAGTCGCTGCTTACCGCCACGGTAGCCGTCAATACGTTGAAAGGCTTGTTCGGTTTTACGCCGGCAGACCTCGGCAAATTCAACGCGGCGCTCGTGGTGCTCGGAATGCCTGCCGTAGTCCTATTCTTATTAGCTAGGAAGTTCATCATAAACGGGATCACATCGGGAGCGGTTAAAGACTAG
- a CDS encoding beta-galactosidase has product MNDVSIADNSVRLEPDRFIVNGKSELILCASLFYFRIPRALWKERMERVKAFGYNAIDVYFPWNYHESAEGEWSFEGERDVEAFLRTAKEIGLWVVARPGPYICSEWDGGALPAYLLAGEAMKLRDNDPVFLRYVSRWFDRIMPILRDYQIDNGGNIIAVQLENELDFYGCSDPRGYLSVLRDMANIRGLTVPLIACAGQGGLFGATGYAEGLVPACNFYPNDRDPEFEAKVLAYKRELGERGFPLLVTETNRSHFLLRRLMSCGAKLLGPYLQVSGTDFGFTNAINNWGEPLAFMTSDYDFGGMISPEGHVREEAYEGKLLRRIMNVYGDSLTEAIPEDRHALTAAAPYRLNLAGGGALVFLTDLEQGYCPICPENVPLQRWGIEGEIVSSSAEMTDSVQGASSTMLVFHAEAHGEVLFRFHSEVQSIESAGMAVRDDDGLVKFIFGPEGESRCSIRLSDGTSLFIAGMDRAKALLVDSIESEESGWRIRYEHSKVAKTAPRNDLPVAWSAKALKPHVPLTQECSISLPRAELLETQGIYRGFAWYEAEADDPMVQGILIRQGSDVISLYADEEYVGTIAPGGASRYVSFPDPRQVRHVAARVEIWGHSNFDDVRLPSLRLHAMKGLADLVTVTRINDLTGNWRIFRASSSAPVPGLSDAEHPDGTWPIVGFGGWLSSDIHAFEYYRRALQVSESASSWTLHFDGLQALVTVWVNGREAGRVTPIDPYLDISLWISPEERDQQITLLLERPLGLPTGKIKLLEGKSATGWRLSSAGEKELLAHAEAVRGQCASVELPCELPPGGMSWLFGALDDSNDGQGWRVAVDGSNVKLTVFFNKRLVGRLWLPGGEEQPSMKGGSPDSFYVPGPWFEEEAPNGLEILLEAVHKGQEAVVRSFRFLPV; this is encoded by the coding sequence TTGAATGACGTAAGCATTGCGGACAACTCGGTTCGATTGGAGCCTGACCGCTTTATCGTGAACGGCAAAAGCGAGCTTATCCTGTGCGCATCCTTATTTTACTTCCGAATTCCGAGAGCGTTATGGAAGGAACGGATGGAACGGGTAAAAGCATTCGGTTATAACGCGATAGACGTCTATTTTCCGTGGAATTATCACGAGTCCGCGGAGGGCGAATGGAGCTTCGAAGGCGAACGGGATGTCGAGGCTTTCTTGAGAACGGCTAAGGAAATCGGATTATGGGTCGTGGCCAGGCCGGGCCCGTACATTTGTTCGGAATGGGACGGCGGAGCTTTGCCCGCCTATCTGCTTGCCGGAGAAGCGATGAAGCTACGAGATAACGATCCTGTTTTCCTGCGGTACGTATCGCGATGGTTTGACCGGATTATGCCGATTCTGAGAGATTATCAGATCGATAACGGGGGCAACATCATCGCCGTACAGCTCGAGAACGAACTGGATTTCTATGGCTGCTCCGATCCGCGCGGGTATCTCTCCGTCTTAAGAGACATGGCTAACATTCGCGGATTGACGGTTCCTTTGATCGCCTGCGCGGGACAAGGCGGATTATTCGGAGCGACCGGTTACGCGGAGGGGCTCGTACCGGCTTGTAATTTCTATCCGAACGATCGCGACCCGGAATTCGAAGCGAAAGTGCTGGCCTATAAGCGCGAGTTGGGGGAGCGAGGCTTTCCTCTGCTCGTTACGGAAACGAACCGCAGCCACTTTCTGCTCCGGAGATTGATGTCCTGCGGAGCGAAGCTGCTTGGCCCTTATTTGCAGGTATCCGGGACGGACTTCGGCTTTACGAACGCGATCAACAATTGGGGCGAGCCGCTTGCCTTCATGACCTCGGATTACGATTTCGGAGGGATGATCTCTCCTGAAGGGCATGTCCGGGAAGAAGCTTACGAGGGAAAATTGCTCCGCAGAATTATGAATGTTTACGGCGACTCGTTAACCGAGGCTATCCCGGAGGACCGTCATGCGTTAACGGCAGCCGCTCCCTATCGACTGAATTTAGCCGGAGGAGGAGCGCTTGTCTTCCTTACGGATCTAGAGCAAGGCTATTGCCCGATATGCCCTGAAAACGTTCCGCTGCAAAGGTGGGGGATCGAAGGGGAGATCGTAAGTTCCAGCGCGGAGATGACGGATTCCGTTCAAGGGGCAAGCAGCACGATGCTCGTATTCCATGCGGAGGCGCACGGCGAAGTCCTTTTCCGTTTTCATTCGGAGGTGCAATCGATAGAGTCGGCCGGCATGGCGGTTCGGGATGATGACGGTCTAGTGAAGTTTATTTTCGGGCCCGAAGGGGAAAGCAGATGCAGCATCCGCTTATCCGACGGCACCTCGCTTTTCATCGCGGGAATGGATCGGGCAAAAGCGCTGCTCGTCGATTCGATAGAGTCGGAAGAGAGCGGCTGGCGAATTCGATACGAGCATTCGAAAGTCGCGAAGACCGCACCAAGGAACGACCTTCCCGTGGCTTGGTCTGCAAAGGCATTGAAGCCTCACGTTCCGTTGACGCAGGAATGCTCTATTTCTCTTCCGCGAGCCGAGTTATTGGAGACTCAAGGCATCTATCGCGGCTTCGCTTGGTACGAGGCCGAAGCGGACGATCCTATGGTCCAAGGTATTCTGATCCGGCAAGGGAGCGATGTGATTTCCCTCTACGCGGACGAGGAGTACGTCGGAACCATCGCTCCAGGCGGCGCGAGCCGATACGTTTCTTTTCCGGATCCGAGACAAGTCCGCCATGTTGCCGCCCGCGTGGAAATATGGGGTCACTCCAATTTCGACGACGTACGGTTGCCAAGTCTACGACTGCATGCCATGAAGGGACTTGCCGATCTCGTAACGGTGACCCGGATCAACGATCTGACCGGTAATTGGAGAATATTCCGAGCGTCGTCATCAGCGCCCGTTCCCGGATTGTCCGATGCGGAACATCCGGACGGAACATGGCCGATCGTCGGCTTCGGAGGATGGCTGTCATCCGATATTCATGCTTTCGAATATTACCGAAGAGCTTTGCAAGTATCCGAATCGGCAAGCTCGTGGACGCTTCACTTCGACGGGCTGCAAGCGTTGGTCACGGTGTGGGTGAATGGCCGGGAAGCGGGTAGAGTTACGCCGATCGATCCTTACTTGGATATTTCCCTTTGGATTTCCCCGGAGGAGCGAGATCAGCAAATAACGTTGCTGCTTGAACGTCCGCTAGGACTGCCGACCGGGAAAATCAAGCTTCTGGAAGGGAAATCGGCAACGGGCTGGCGACTGTCTTCGGCAGGAGAGAAGGAACTGCTCGCCCATGCGGAGGCGGTTCGAGGCCAATGCGCTTCCGTTGAGCTCCCCTGTGAATTGCCGCCGGGCGGCATGTCCTGGTTGTTCGGGGCTTTGGACGACTCCAATGACGGACAAGGTTGGAGAGTGGCGGTCGACGGGTCTAACGTTAAACTGACGGTTTTCTTCAACAAACGGTTGGTCGGGCGTCTATGGCTTCCGGGCGGCGAGGAGCAGCCTTCGATGAAAGGCGGAAGCCCGGATTCGTTTTACGTGCCGGGACCATGGTTCGAAGAAGAAGCGCCGAACGGGTTGGAGATCTTGCTCGAAGCGGTTCACAAGGGACAGGAGGCGGTTGTTCGAAGTTTCCGCTTCTTGCCGGTATGA
- a CDS encoding ABC transporter permease, giving the protein MSATTPTDTIVHTGLKSKRSRLRALRNNKTLLLMCLPAIAFFLIFAYLPMPGLYLAFIKYNYTDGIFKSPFVQWDNFRFLVMTGDLWRLTYNTIAYNLAFILIGNALQVIVAILLNELRRKWFKKLTQTLMFLPYFISFVLIGLIAYNILSYDYGLLNGILKSTGLDPVKTYSNPHIWPFIILLTYLWQSTGYGSIIYFAAIMGLDSEIVEAAEIDGANALQRIRYIVLPWLKPTFIILLLFSLGSVLRGNFGLFYNLVGANNTALYATTDIIETYVFRSLMNNFNFSMGSAVSLYQSVFGFFVVISANWMVRKVSPDNSLF; this is encoded by the coding sequence ATGAGCGCTACGACCCCGACCGATACAATCGTCCATACCGGACTGAAGAGCAAGAGATCGCGACTTCGCGCGCTGCGCAACAACAAAACTCTTCTTCTCATGTGCCTGCCCGCCATTGCGTTCTTCCTTATTTTCGCTTACTTGCCGATGCCCGGCCTGTATCTTGCTTTCATTAAGTACAACTACACCGACGGAATCTTCAAGAGCCCGTTCGTGCAATGGGACAATTTCCGCTTTCTCGTCATGACCGGAGATTTATGGAGGCTTACTTATAACACGATCGCTTACAATCTCGCTTTTATTCTCATCGGCAACGCTTTGCAGGTTATCGTGGCGATCTTGCTTAACGAGCTGCGCAGAAAATGGTTCAAGAAATTAACCCAGACGCTGATGTTTCTGCCTTACTTCATCTCGTTCGTCTTGATCGGGTTAATCGCCTATAACATTCTCAGTTATGATTACGGGCTGCTGAACGGGATTCTCAAATCGACGGGGCTTGATCCGGTCAAAACGTATTCCAACCCGCACATCTGGCCGTTCATCATCTTGCTCACCTATTTATGGCAGTCGACGGGTTATGGTTCCATCATCTATTTCGCGGCGATCATGGGGCTCGACTCGGAGATCGTGGAAGCGGCGGAAATCGATGGAGCGAACGCCTTGCAACGCATTCGTTACATCGTACTGCCGTGGCTTAAGCCGACGTTCATCATCCTGCTTCTGTTTTCTCTCGGCAGCGTGCTTCGGGGGAACTTCGGTCTCTTCTACAACTTGGTGGGCGCTAACAATACGGCGCTCTACGCGACTACGGACATTATCGAAACGTACGTATTCCGTTCGCTGATGAACAATTTTAACTTCTCGATGGGCAGCGCCGTCAGCTTGTACCAGTCCGTATTCGGTTTCTTCGTCGTCATCAGCGCCAATTGGATGGTCAGGAAGGTATCCCCCGATAATTCATTGTTCTAA